In Chelmon rostratus isolate fCheRos1 chromosome 4, fCheRos1.pri, whole genome shotgun sequence, a genomic segment contains:
- the s1pr3a gene encoding sphingosine 1-phosphate receptor 3a: MGNMLEEGMNTVIVSHYNHSGKWDRPRTGGACKMAVLLFICVLIVLENVTVLLALWRNKRFHSRMYFLIGNLALSDLLAGVAYVVNIFTSGRNTFFLTPVQWLAREGSMFVALSASTFSLLAIGIERHMTMVRLRPCETAGRGRLLGLLAACWLVSVLLSALPSLGWNCLNNMASCSTVLPLYAKSYVAFCISVFSALLVAIIILYIRIYRLVTSSGRRVSSRPSERSLALLRTVVIVLGVFVMCWTPLFLLLLLDVGCSPDKCPVLYQVDWFIALAVLNSALNPLIYTLSSREMRAAFFRLLCCCQTSMESTGTPVVGNPHLGTVIPTAENSKTSLGGGGGSGAGKSTLNRGKVPTPMNSDNKHGDPSATAVPHPSGPADLLSAVLVKAGALPPLSKF; the protein is encoded by the coding sequence ATGGGGAACATGCTGGAGGAAGGGATGAACACCGTTATCGTCAGCCACTACAACCACTCGGGGAAGTGGGACCGGCCTCGCACCGGCGGCGCCTGCAAGATGGCCGTGCTGCTCTTCATCTGCGTGCTGATCGTTCTGGAGAACGTTACGGTCCTGCTCGCTCTCTGGAGGAACAAACGCTTCCATAGCCGCATGTACTTCCTCATTGGGAACCTGGCGCTGTCAGACCTGTTGGCTGGCGTGGCATACGTGGTGAACATCTTCACCTCGGGACGCAACACCTTCTTCCTGACGCCAGTGCAGTGGCTGGCCAGGGAGGGGAGCATGTTCGTGGCCCTCAGTGCATCCACATTCAGCCTTCTGGCCATCGGGATTGAGAGGCACATGACTATGGTGCGCTTGCGTCCATGTGAGACAGCAGGGCGGGGGAGACTTCTAGGACTGCTGGCAGCCTGCTGGCttgtgtcagtgctgctcaGTGCTCTGCCCAGCCTGGGCTGGAACTGCCTGAACAACATGGCCTCCTGCTCCACGGTGCTGCCGCTCTACGCTAAGAGTTACGTGGCCTTCTGCATCAGCGTGTTCAGCGCCCTGTTGGTCGCCATCATCATCCTCTACATCAGGATCTACCGCCTGGTGACCTCTAGCGGCCGCAGGGTGAGCAGCCGGCCGTCAGAGCGCTCCCTGGCCCTGCTGCGGACAGTGGTCATTGTTCTTGGAGTGTTTGTCATGTGTTGgacccccctcttcctcctgctgctgctggacgtTGGTTGTAGCCCAGATAAGTGCCCTGTGCTCTACCAGGTGGACTGGTTCATCGCCCTGGCTGTGCTCAACTCTGCCCTCAACCCTCTGATATACACTCTGTCCAGCAGGGAGATGAGGGCCGCTTTCTTccggctgctgtgctgctgtcagacaaGCATGGAGTCCACCGGAACTCCTGTGGTGGGCAACCCCCACCTGGGCACGGTCATCCCCACAGCGGAGAACAGCAAGACCAGtttgggtggaggagggggcagTGGGGCTGGCAAATCCACGCTGAACAGAGGGAAGGTTCCCACACCAATGAACTCTGACAACAAGCATGGAGATCCCTCAGCCACCGCTGTGCCTCATCCCTCCGGACCTGCAGACCTGCTGTCTGCCGTGCTCGTGAAGGCGGGGGCGCTGCCGCCCCTCAGCAAGTTCTGA